One Cervus canadensis isolate Bull #8, Minnesota chromosome 13, ASM1932006v1, whole genome shotgun sequence DNA segment encodes these proteins:
- the LOC122451979 gene encoding NADH-cytochrome b5 reductase 1 has translation MGLQPSPVLLASLGVGLLTLLGVALGAYLVRRSRRPPVTLLDPNEKYRLRLLDKTTVNHNTKRFRFALPTAHHVLGLPVGKHVYLSARIDGSLVIRPYTPVTSDEDQGYVDLVIKVYLKGVHPKFPEGGKMSQYLDSLKIGDVVEFRGPSGLLTYAGKGKFNIQPNKKAPPEARMARNLGMIAGGTGITPMLQLIRAILKDPEDPTHCFLLFANQTEKDIILREDLEELQARHPNRFKLWFTLDHPPEGWAYSKGFVSADMIREHLPAPGEDVLLLLCGPPPMVQLACHPNLDKLGYSPKMRFTY, from the exons ATGGGGCTGCAGCCG AGCCCGGTCCTGCTGGCCTCCCTGGGCGTGGGGCTGCTGACACTGCTCGGCGTGGCTCTGGGCGCCTACCTAGTGCGGAGGTCCCGCCGGCCGCCGGTCACGCTCCTGGACCCCAACGAGAAGTACCGGCTGCGACTGCTAGACAAGACG ACCGTGAACCACAACACCAAGAGGTTCCGCTTTGCCCTGCCCACGGCTCACCACGTTCTGGGGCTGCCTGTGG GCAAACATGTCTACCTCTCTGCCCGGATCGACGGCAGCCTGGTCATCAGGCCGTACACTCCCGTCACCAGCGATGAGGACCAGGGCTACGTGGATCTTGTCATCAAG GTCTATCTGAAGGGTGTGCACCCCAAATTTCCTGAGGGGGGGAAGATGTCTCAGTACCTGGATAGCCTGAAGATTGGGGATGTGGTGGAGTTTCGAGGGCCAAGTGGGCTGCTCACTTACGCCGGAAAAG GGAAATTTAACATCCAGCCCAACAAAAAGGCTCCACCAGAAGCACGCATGGCTAGGAACCTGGGAATGATTGCCGGAGGCACAG GAATCACTCCGATGCTGCAGCTGATCCGGGCCATCCTGAAAGACCCCGAAGATCCTACCCACTGCTTTCTGCTGTTTGCCAACCAG ACTGAAAAGGACATAATCTTACGAGAGGACTTGGAGGAGCTGCAGGCCCGACACCCCAACCGCTTTAAGCTCTGGTTCACTCTGGATCACCCCCCAGAAG GTTGGGCCTACAGCAAGGGCTTCGTCTCCGCGGACATGATCCGGGAGCACCTGCCCGCTCCCGGGGAGgacgtgctgctgctgctctgtgGGCCACCCCCGATGGTGCAGCTGGCCTGCCACCCCAACCTGGACAAACTGGGCTACTCGCCAAAGATGCGCTTCACCTACTGA
- the LOC122452496 gene encoding alpha-1,3-mannosyl-glycoprotein 4-beta-N-acetylglucosaminyltransferase-like protein MGAT4E isoform X1, which yields MRPSGRVAAPRGNTEQTLLPSQLEALTEGRKVGLDTASPLGLCLPEGYQQGQVSRAERLRETPGEAGRKREPELAGPTPACLRRADLGPRSGRRCLCRYLMVVVSLVLLGSFLQERLEEHLMYSLLVEEKKKILWQLNQQQISPEIKNRLQAFKDMQKTSQGLQRAKYKLLAGGPPHKKKLLTVGVSSALHPHESRLLDTLRSLFQASSGPELDRVVVLVSLSDSDPERLSQTVANISDLFRTHIEARQLLVVQGQLGGPPPLGTLRPEDRPSPCEALYSAQKADHALLMNFAANLSEYFLMLDDQVRCMPKFISSIYQTLSAWKELPWVTLEFSSLSFAGKVFRSSDLPRLASFLLVFPKDTPTHSLLSEFPLLLAQNTPIRFGSSVFYHVGNRSGQESACFPADKEKVFGEPDNPTASVRTDMVVLSTNTPQYAYTLNRESFATLSPVRGNHLTVILEEPQKVVRIEVLTGSDKESKYQLQQGRVELGYGPLEDLGGCARYTLLGPVVEGRLDQMVSYEEDSLEALGCIRLLVLEAQESWLLIRQISVWTTEYEEEEEG from the exons ATGCGTCCTTCGGGCAGGGTCGCCGCTCCAAGAGGGAACACAGAACAGACGCTACTCCCGTCTCAGCTGGAAGCCCTGACGGAAGGGAGGAAGGTGGGGCTGGACACGGCCAGCCCCCTTGGCCTCTGTCTCCCCGAGGGCTATCAGCAGGGACAGGTCAGCAGGGCGGAAAGGCTCCGGGAGACTCCGGGAGAGGCGGGAAGGAAGCGGGAGCCGGAGCTTGCCGGGCCCACACCTGCCTGTCTCCGCAGAGCTGATCTAGGCCCGCGCTCCGGGCGCCGCTGCCTGTGCAGGTACCTCATGGTCGTCGTGTCCCTGGTCCTCCTGGGCTCCTTCCTCCAAGAGAGGCTTGAAGAGCATCTTATGTACAGTTTACTGGTG gaggaaaagaagaaaatactgtgGCAACTCAACCAACAGCAAATCAGCCCTGAAATCAAGAACCGTCTGCAGGCCTTCAAGGACATGCAGAAAACCTCCCAGGGGCTCCAGCGCGCCAAGTACAAGCTCCTGGCCGGGGGCCCTCCCCACAAAAAGA AGCTGCTGACGGTGGGCGTCTCCTCGGCGCTGCATCCCCACGAGAGCCGCCTCCTGGACACCCTGCGCTCCCTGTTCCAGGCGTCCTCGGGCCCCGAGCTGGACCGTGTCGTGGTGCTGGTGTCCCTGTCGGACTCCGACCCTGAGCGGCTCAGCCAGACGGTGGCCAACATCTCTGACCTCTTCCGAACACACATCGAGGCCCGGCAGCTGCTGGTGGTCCAGGGCCAGCTCGGCGGGCCCCCTCCCCTGGGCACCCTGAGGCCCGAGGACCGCCCCTCACCCTGCGAGGCCTTGTACTCCGCACAGAAGGCCGACCACGCCCTCCTCATGAACTTCGCTGCCAACCTCTCTGAATACTTCCTGATGCTGGACGACCAGGTGCGCTGCATGCCCAAGTTCATTTCCAGCATCTACCAGACGCTGTCTGCTTGGAAGGAGCTGCCTTGGGTGACCCTGGAGTTCTCCAGCCTGAGCTTCGCGGGGAAGGTGTTCCGCTCCAGCGACCTCCCCCGCCTGGCCTCCTTCCTCCTCGTCTTCCCCAAGGACACCCCCACGCACTCGCTTCTCTCTGAGTTCCCTCTTCTCCTGGCCCAGAACACACCGATCCGCTTCGGCTCCTCAGTCTTCTACCACGTGGGCAACCGTTCCGGGCAGGAGAGCGCCTGCTTCCCTGCAGACAAGGAGAAGGTCTTTGGCGAGCCTGACAACCCCACGGCCAGCGTGCGCACGGACATGGTGGTGCTGTCCACCAACACCCCGCAGTACGCCTACACCCTGAACCGGGAGAGCTTCGCCACCCTCAGCCCCGTCCGAGGCAACCACCTGACGGTGATCCTGGAGGAGCCCCAGAAGGTCGTCCGGATCGAGGTGCTGACGGGCTCTGACAAGGAAAGCAAGTACCAGCTGCAGCAAGGGCGTGTGGAGCTGGGCTATGGGCCCCTGGAGGACCTCGGGGGCTGTGCTCGCTACACCCTGCTCGGCCCAGTGGTGGAAGGACGTCTGGACCAGATGGTGTCTTATgaagaagactccctggaggcgCTGGGCTGCATCCGGCTGCTGGTGCTAGAGGCCCAGGAGTCCTGGCTTCTGATCAGGCAGATCAGTGTCTGGACCACGGAgtatgaggaggaagaggaagggtaG
- the LOC122452496 gene encoding alpha-1,6-mannosyl-glycoprotein 4-beta-N-acetylglucosaminyltransferase-like isoform X2: MVVVSLVLLGSFLQERLEEHLMYSLLVEEKKKILWQLNQQQISPEIKNRLQAFKDMQKTSQGLQRAKYKLLAGGPPHKKKLLTVGVSSALHPHESRLLDTLRSLFQASSGPELDRVVVLVSLSDSDPERLSQTVANISDLFRTHIEARQLLVVQGQLGGPPPLGTLRPEDRPSPCEALYSAQKADHALLMNFAANLSEYFLMLDDQVRCMPKFISSIYQTLSAWKELPWVTLEFSSLSFAGKVFRSSDLPRLASFLLVFPKDTPTHSLLSEFPLLLAQNTPIRFGSSVFYHVGNRSGQESACFPADKEKVFGEPDNPTASVRTDMVVLSTNTPQYAYTLNRESFATLSPVRGNHLTVILEEPQKVVRIEVLTGSDKESKYQLQQGRVELGYGPLEDLGGCARYTLLGPVVEGRLDQMVSYEEDSLEALGCIRLLVLEAQESWLLIRQISVWTTEYEEEEEG; the protein is encoded by the exons ATGGTCGTCGTGTCCCTGGTCCTCCTGGGCTCCTTCCTCCAAGAGAGGCTTGAAGAGCATCTTATGTACAGTTTACTGGTG gaggaaaagaagaaaatactgtgGCAACTCAACCAACAGCAAATCAGCCCTGAAATCAAGAACCGTCTGCAGGCCTTCAAGGACATGCAGAAAACCTCCCAGGGGCTCCAGCGCGCCAAGTACAAGCTCCTGGCCGGGGGCCCTCCCCACAAAAAGA AGCTGCTGACGGTGGGCGTCTCCTCGGCGCTGCATCCCCACGAGAGCCGCCTCCTGGACACCCTGCGCTCCCTGTTCCAGGCGTCCTCGGGCCCCGAGCTGGACCGTGTCGTGGTGCTGGTGTCCCTGTCGGACTCCGACCCTGAGCGGCTCAGCCAGACGGTGGCCAACATCTCTGACCTCTTCCGAACACACATCGAGGCCCGGCAGCTGCTGGTGGTCCAGGGCCAGCTCGGCGGGCCCCCTCCCCTGGGCACCCTGAGGCCCGAGGACCGCCCCTCACCCTGCGAGGCCTTGTACTCCGCACAGAAGGCCGACCACGCCCTCCTCATGAACTTCGCTGCCAACCTCTCTGAATACTTCCTGATGCTGGACGACCAGGTGCGCTGCATGCCCAAGTTCATTTCCAGCATCTACCAGACGCTGTCTGCTTGGAAGGAGCTGCCTTGGGTGACCCTGGAGTTCTCCAGCCTGAGCTTCGCGGGGAAGGTGTTCCGCTCCAGCGACCTCCCCCGCCTGGCCTCCTTCCTCCTCGTCTTCCCCAAGGACACCCCCACGCACTCGCTTCTCTCTGAGTTCCCTCTTCTCCTGGCCCAGAACACACCGATCCGCTTCGGCTCCTCAGTCTTCTACCACGTGGGCAACCGTTCCGGGCAGGAGAGCGCCTGCTTCCCTGCAGACAAGGAGAAGGTCTTTGGCGAGCCTGACAACCCCACGGCCAGCGTGCGCACGGACATGGTGGTGCTGTCCACCAACACCCCGCAGTACGCCTACACCCTGAACCGGGAGAGCTTCGCCACCCTCAGCCCCGTCCGAGGCAACCACCTGACGGTGATCCTGGAGGAGCCCCAGAAGGTCGTCCGGATCGAGGTGCTGACGGGCTCTGACAAGGAAAGCAAGTACCAGCTGCAGCAAGGGCGTGTGGAGCTGGGCTATGGGCCCCTGGAGGACCTCGGGGGCTGTGCTCGCTACACCCTGCTCGGCCCAGTGGTGGAAGGACGTCTGGACCAGATGGTGTCTTATgaagaagactccctggaggcgCTGGGCTGCATCCGGCTGCTGGTGCTAGAGGCCCAGGAGTCCTGGCTTCTGATCAGGCAGATCAGTGTCTGGACCACGGAgtatgaggaggaagaggaagggtaG